The following proteins come from a genomic window of Candidatus Hydrogenedentota bacterium:
- a CDS encoding prepilin-type N-terminal cleavage/methylation domain-containing protein: MNNRGFTLLELMVSIAVLTLVTGALYAASMTLTHAATSQEAKTTTIDNAKTGMLLMIRDIRQGDSASVDWGSLPGPVLAYRAATDLDGNGTAVDIGVELELGPTRTLTRDINDLNGDGVTDTQLVLVEAGQARVITNGLLPDEDANQNDVLDAGEDANGNGVLDHGLWFEQAGTAVRVTLQAEEATMPQGRLVHTSLSENVVPRN, encoded by the coding sequence ATGAACAATCGTGGCTTCACCCTGCTCGAACTAATGGTATCGATCGCGGTTCTTACGCTCGTGACGGGCGCCCTTTATGCCGCCTCGATGACGCTCACCCATGCCGCCACGTCACAAGAGGCCAAGACAACCACCATCGACAACGCGAAGACCGGCATGTTGTTGATGATTCGCGACATACGCCAGGGAGATTCCGCCAGTGTCGACTGGGGGTCGTTGCCCGGCCCGGTTCTCGCCTACCGTGCAGCTACCGACCTCGACGGGAACGGCACCGCGGTAGACATCGGCGTCGAACTTGAATTGGGACCCACCCGCACCCTGACCAGGGACATCAACGATCTGAACGGCGACGGCGTAACCGACACCCAGCTCGTGTTGGTGGAGGCCGGACAGGCCCGCGTCATTACCAATGGACTGCTTCCCGACGAGGACGCCAACCAAAACGATGTTCTGGATGCGGGCGAAGACGCCAACGGAAACGGTGTCCTCGACCACGGACTTTGGTTTGAACAGGCAGGAACAGCCGTACGCGTCACGCTTCAAGCCGAGGAGGCGACAATGCCTCAGGGCCGGCTGGTGCACACAAGCCTGTCTGAGAACGTTGTGCCTCGAAATTGA